From Desulfuromonas sp.:
TCAGGGAACGACAGTGACTGACGGATTGGAATCTGCGCAGCGAGGGAACCTGATCATCAGGCGGGTGAGCTGGGGTGTCTTTCTTTTGCTTGATAGGGAGACTGCTAGTTGGGGACACTTCCCGTAGTCCAGGGAAGTGTCCCCCGAAGACTGAATGCAGAAAGAACCGCGCGGTCGCGGCCGCGCACTCCGCCATACTCTTTTATTAAGCCATAAAAGAGTATGCAGAAAACGGCTCCCTTGCCGGGGGCTTTTTTGTGCGGTCTGGATTGTTTCTGTTCAATTGTGTTGCCGGGGAGTTTGCCTTGAGGCAAACACGCAACGTCTCCGTGGCGGTTGCGGTCGGGCTGCTGTTCAGTGATCGCGGTGCCAGAGGGCGACCTCAAGAGCAACGGGGGTGAGTCAAAATCATCAATGGATTCGCCCTTCGGCTACTTCGGCGAGCTCAGTACAAGATAACTCAGGACAGGCGATCGGAGTTGTAAAGCTGACGGGGACACTTCCCGTAGTCGAGGGAAGTGTCCCTGAAGAAAGAAGGAAAACCATCAGATCCCCAGATAAGCCTTCTTGACCTCCTCATCATTGAGCAGGTTTTCGGCCGTATCGGAAAGGGTGATCGCGCCATTCTCCATAACATAGCCGCGGTCGGCCAGTTTCAGCGCCTGGTTGGCGTTCTGCTCAACCAGAAAGATGGTCGTTTTCTGTTCCTCGTTGATCTTCTTGATGGTCTCAAAGATCTGCTTGATAATCAGCGGTGCCAGTCCGAGCGACGGCTCATCGAGTAACAGCAATTTCGGCCGCGCCATCAATGCACGCGAGATCGCCAGCATCTGCTGTTCGCCACCCGACAGGGTGCCGCCCATCTGGCCACGACGCTGCGCCAGAATCGGGAAGAGATCG
This genomic window contains:
- the livF gene encoding branched-chain amino acid ABC transporter ATP-binding protein (with LivGHMJ and LivGHMK is part of the high-affinity branched-chain amino acid transport system; LivFGHMK is specific for the transport of leucine, while LivFGHMJ is a transporter for leucine, isoleucine, and valine), with protein sequence MLELRNINTYYGNIQALKNVSINVGEGEIICLIGANGAGKSTTLMSISGIVPPKSGEVLFMGSPIQKTSGDRIVSLGVVQVPEGRRIFPNMSVLENLEMGAYLRNDKDAIRQDMELMFDLFPILAQRRGQMGGTLSGGEQQMLAISRALMARPKLLLLDEPSLGLAPLIIKQIFETIKKINEEQKTTIFLVEQNANQALKLADRGYVMENGAITLSDTAENLLNDEEVKKAYLGI